From Bacillota bacterium, one genomic window encodes:
- the fliJ gene encoding flagellar export protein FliJ produces the protein MKRFRFRLEKLLEVRRLRENALQQDLARAQEALRREKGVLETLGAARGATLEALRANVCGTLNVQDIAAYYRYLGFLAHRIEEQRAVVERAAREEAAKRDALIAARRRRKVVEKLRERAYARYREGILREEQAFLDEVGSMRYARKGGEDLSGNVLFRALGPGEGDS, from the coding sequence ATGAAAAGGTTCAGGTTTCGCCTGGAGAAGCTGCTCGAGGTGAGGCGGCTGAGAGAAAACGCCCTCCAGCAGGACCTGGCGCGGGCCCAGGAGGCGCTCCGGCGAGAGAAAGGCGTGCTCGAAACGCTGGGGGCGGCGCGCGGCGCGACCCTTGAAGCCCTACGGGCGAACGTGTGCGGCACCCTGAATGTCCAGGATATCGCTGCTTACTACCGTTACCTTGGGTTCCTGGCCCACCGAATCGAGGAACAACGGGCGGTCGTGGAGCGCGCGGCCCGGGAGGAGGCCGCGAAAAGGGACGCGCTCATCGCGGCGAGACGCAGGCGCAAGGTCGTCGAGAAGCTTAGGGAACGGGCGTACGCGCGCTACCGCGAGGGCATCCTCCGGGAAGAGCAAGCGTTCCTCGACGAGGTGGGATCCATGAGATACGCTCGGAAAGGAGGTGAAGACTTGAGTGGAAACGTCCTTTTCCGTGCGCTTGGACCTGGTGAAGGCGACAGCTGA
- a CDS encoding flagellar hook capping protein yields MNIRATSGAGAQASPTSAAEKGDSRTELGKDAFLKLLLTELRYQDAFKPVDDREMIAQMAQFSTLEQMQNLSVAMEGLAKMQHATQAAALIGKKVTAAVDEGVVTGTVSGVRFRDGVAYLVVEGKEVLVTDVSEIA; encoded by the coding sequence GTGAATATCCGAGCGACATCCGGGGCAGGCGCGCAAGCGTCGCCGACGAGCGCCGCTGAGAAGGGCGACAGTAGAACGGAGCTCGGCAAGGACGCGTTTCTGAAACTGCTCCTCACCGAGCTGCGATACCAGGATGCGTTCAAGCCGGTGGATGACAGAGAGATGATCGCGCAAATGGCTCAGTTCTCCACGCTCGAGCAGATGCAGAACCTGAGTGTGGCCATGGAGGGCCTCGCGAAGATGCAGCACGCCACTCAGGCTGCGGCGCTCATCGGTAAGAAGGTCACGGCCGCGGTGGACGAAGGGGTCGTTACCGGCACGGTTTCCGGCGTGAGGTTCAGAGACGGCGTCGCGTACCTCGTTGTGGAGGGGAAAGAAGTTCTCGTGACCGATGTGAGCGAGATCGCGTGA
- a CDS encoding flagellar hook protein FlgE, whose amino-acid sequence MLRSMFAGVSGSRSHQVWMDVIGDNIANINTPGYKTGRVTFHELLVQTIRGGGAPVQDGRGGINPMQVGLGTSLRSIDTWHTQGNIQVTEVPSDLAIDGIGFFVLSDGLKTYFTRDGSFQIGADGVLVSPATGYRVQGRPVDPSTGEIDTTKPPQDIKILIGQVMEAAATRNTILRGNLDSQAVAGDSFSSLLQVYDSLGRLHEMPITFRKLDPTVQINDPATGTTTNIGDRAWYWEVTEPLEPVGDPSKVDVVGKGFLLFNENGKVDTEATENACENALATYPDLEAGPYDYPPTFKILSTNGSAEQDVRLDVESLTQYAEPSSVSMSFQDGFPAGTLETFAADADGVITGIYSNGQYRTLAQVVLANFSNPGGLLRMGGGFYQVSPNSGAPIIGEPMKDGKGKIIGGAIEMSNVDLAKQFTDMIISQRGFQANSRVITTADEMLQDLLSLKR is encoded by the coding sequence ATGCTACGGTCGATGTTTGCCGGAGTCTCCGGCTCGAGATCGCACCAGGTTTGGATGGACGTCATTGGCGATAACATCGCCAACATCAACACGCCTGGCTACAAGACAGGCAGGGTTACGTTTCACGAACTCTTGGTCCAGACGATCCGTGGTGGTGGCGCCCCGGTGCAGGACGGAAGGGGAGGCATCAACCCCATGCAGGTCGGGCTCGGGACAAGCCTTAGAAGCATAGACACTTGGCACACCCAGGGCAACATCCAGGTGACCGAGGTGCCGAGCGATCTCGCCATTGATGGCATCGGGTTCTTCGTGTTGAGCGACGGGCTCAAGACGTACTTCACCCGCGACGGCAGCTTCCAGATCGGTGCTGACGGTGTACTCGTGAGCCCTGCGACTGGTTATCGAGTACAGGGCAGGCCCGTCGACCCTTCCACAGGTGAGATCGACACAACTAAACCACCCCAGGACATCAAGATCCTGATAGGACAGGTCATGGAGGCTGCTGCAACGAGGAACACCATTCTGCGCGGAAACCTTGACTCACAGGCAGTCGCTGGGGACAGCTTCAGCAGCCTTCTCCAAGTATACGATTCTCTCGGGCGGCTCCACGAGATGCCGATCACTTTCAGGAAGCTGGATCCCACAGTACAGATCAATGACCCTGCAACAGGCACCACGACGAATATCGGCGATCGGGCGTGGTACTGGGAAGTCACAGAACCTCTTGAGCCGGTAGGAGACCCTTCTAAGGTCGACGTGGTGGGCAAGGGTTTCCTTCTATTCAACGAGAACGGCAAGGTCGACACAGAAGCGACTGAGAACGCCTGTGAGAATGCCTTGGCGACTTATCCAGACTTGGAAGCTGGCCCGTATGATTACCCTCCTACGTTCAAGATCCTATCGACCAATGGGTCCGCCGAACAGGACGTCAGGCTAGATGTAGAAAGCCTCACCCAGTACGCCGAACCTTCGTCGGTGTCCATGAGTTTCCAGGATGGTTTCCCCGCGGGCACTCTCGAGACGTTTGCTGCTGACGCGGATGGGGTGATCACCGGCATCTACTCCAACGGCCAGTATCGCACGCTGGCCCAGGTGGTGCTGGCGAACTTCTCGAACCCTGGCGGCCTTCTCCGGATGGGCGGAGGGTTCTACCAGGTGTCGCCCAACTCGGGCGCTCCTATAATTGGCGAGCCCATGAAAGACGGCAAGGGCAAGATCATCGGCGGTGCCATCGAGATGTCGAACGTTGATCTTGCCAAGCAGTTCACAGACATGATCATCTCGCAGCGCGGCTTCCAGGCGAACTCCAGGGTGATAACGACCGCTGACGAGATGTTACAGGATCTCCTGAGTCTCAAGAGATAA
- a CDS encoding flagellar protein, with amino-acid sequence MVVLVEKVPSEFQIPMRAAVPAGGVDKVRSKPAGDTVTSAASAPSFGEVLRREIEGQSVRFSGHAQMRMRARNISLSEVDMARLAQAVDRASAKGARESLILMDNLALVVSIRNRTVITAVDGEHIKENVFTNIDSAVIV; translated from the coding sequence GTGGTTGTCTTGGTCGAGAAGGTGCCGTCCGAATTCCAGATACCGATGCGAGCGGCTGTGCCCGCCGGGGGTGTTGACAAGGTCCGCAGCAAACCCGCTGGCGACACCGTGACCTCCGCTGCCTCTGCCCCGTCGTTCGGAGAGGTCTTGAGGCGGGAGATCGAGGGGCAGAGCGTGAGGTTTTCCGGCCATGCCCAGATGCGAATGAGGGCCAGGAACATCTCCCTTTCAGAGGTGGATATGGCAAGATTGGCCCAGGCGGTGGACAGAGCTTCCGCGAAAGGCGCGAGGGAGTCGCTCATACTCATGGACAACCTCGCACTCGTGGTGAGCATCAGGAACCGCACGGTCATAACCGCGGTGGACGGGGAGCACATCAAGGAAAACGTGTTCACCAACATCGATAGCGCGGTGATAGTGTGA
- the fliF gene encoding flagellar M-ring protein FliF, whose translation MAAIGQNLGRQTRSLWDQMTSSQKLMVLLAIALGVVAMVLLLSRAGKTEMVPLYTNLSASDAADIVTKLREMRIPYELSDGGTTVKVPFSDVYETRMDLASQGLPKGSTVGFEIFDKTTLGVTEFTQKMNYRRALQGELTRTIMQLREVEDARVHIAIPEPELYTDEKKPPTASVMLKLRSGATLTKGQVQGIVRLVSSSVEGLTPGNVTVLDVDGNILYAASEDSETGVIASLSVSQLEAKRAYEKELQKSVETMLTEVLGPRKVVVRVSAEINFDRREQNSELFQPTPTGLGVIREQTKVHEVRSTASDPASGIPGTGSNVDTLDAVVAQGNSISGAPAGTVAQASNGGERLDVAATAQMTGEPDQGTAQAAANVAAEGVYRTGAGQAETSGEERSEETTRYEISRVVEHTIKAPGEVRRLSVAAIVASPLSDNQLQAITRSIGAAVGIDPGRGDSLIVEAMEFGAPLTPEAEEASTAGAGRIEGPPNVGEVLLANMEYVLAGIIALFLVGLVISVVRQRTFERPVAVPVQAATPLPIASEGAPAAPVAAAQESGQGERQGDAGRLVKELPARPAPAAETAARVISGWMDEDKR comes from the coding sequence ATGGCAGCCATCGGGCAGAACCTTGGGCGCCAGACGCGCTCGCTGTGGGACCAGATGACGTCAAGCCAGAAGCTCATGGTCCTTCTCGCGATCGCCTTGGGAGTGGTCGCCATGGTGCTTCTCTTGAGCAGAGCGGGCAAGACCGAAATGGTGCCGCTTTACACCAACCTCTCAGCGAGTGACGCGGCGGACATCGTGACCAAGCTAAGGGAAATGCGTATCCCCTATGAGCTTTCAGATGGGGGTACTACCGTCAAGGTGCCGTTTTCTGACGTGTACGAGACCCGAATGGACTTGGCCAGTCAAGGCCTTCCCAAGGGAAGCACCGTTGGATTCGAGATCTTCGACAAGACGACTCTTGGCGTCACGGAGTTTACTCAGAAGATGAACTACCGGAGGGCGCTCCAGGGAGAGCTCACCCGCACGATAATGCAGCTTCGCGAGGTCGAGGACGCACGGGTCCACATCGCCATTCCGGAGCCGGAGTTGTACACCGACGAAAAGAAGCCGCCGACGGCCTCGGTGATGTTGAAGCTGCGTAGCGGGGCGACGCTGACCAAAGGACAGGTGCAGGGGATCGTGAGGCTGGTGTCGTCGAGCGTGGAAGGGCTGACTCCCGGCAACGTGACGGTGCTCGATGTGGACGGCAACATTCTTTACGCTGCCAGCGAGGATTCCGAAACAGGAGTGATCGCGTCCCTTTCCGTGAGCCAGCTAGAGGCAAAGAGGGCGTACGAGAAGGAGCTTCAGAAGAGCGTCGAGACCATGCTCACCGAGGTGCTCGGCCCGAGGAAGGTCGTCGTGCGCGTGAGCGCGGAGATCAACTTCGATCGCAGGGAGCAGAACAGCGAGCTCTTCCAGCCCACACCCACGGGGCTTGGGGTGATCCGCGAACAAACGAAGGTGCACGAGGTTCGTTCCACTGCGTCCGACCCGGCCTCGGGGATACCGGGGACCGGATCCAACGTAGACACTCTGGACGCGGTGGTCGCGCAGGGCAACTCGATCTCGGGAGCGCCGGCTGGGACGGTTGCTCAGGCTTCCAACGGCGGTGAGCGCCTCGACGTTGCCGCGACGGCACAGATGACAGGCGAGCCAGACCAGGGCACGGCACAGGCCGCCGCCAACGTGGCGGCGGAAGGCGTCTACCGCACCGGGGCAGGCCAGGCGGAGACGAGCGGCGAGGAGAGGTCGGAGGAGACTACCCGTTACGAGATATCCCGGGTCGTCGAGCACACCATCAAGGCGCCCGGCGAAGTGCGAAGGCTCTCGGTCGCGGCCATAGTCGCATCCCCCTTGAGTGACAATCAGCTTCAAGCCATCACGAGGTCCATCGGGGCGGCGGTGGGGATCGACCCCGGCAGAGGTGATTCGCTCATCGTCGAAGCCATGGAATTCGGGGCGCCATTGACACCTGAGGCTGAGGAAGCATCCACCGCGGGGGCGGGGAGGATCGAAGGGCCTCCGAACGTGGGAGAAGTCTTGCTGGCCAACATGGAATACGTGCTAGCAGGGATAATCGCGCTCTTCCTGGTAGGGCTCGTGATTTCAGTGGTCCGCCAAAGAACCTTCGAGAGACCAGTGGCGGTGCCGGTGCAGGCGGCCACACCCCTTCCCATCGCCTCGGAGGGCGCGCCTGCTGCGCCTGTAGCCGCGGCGCAAGAATCAGGACAGGGGGAAAGACAGGGGGACGCCGGCAGGCTGGTGAAGGAGCTCCCGGCGCGTCCTGCTCCCGCGGCAGAAACGGCAGCGAGGGTGATATCCGGATGGATGGACGAGGACAAGAGGTGA
- the fliE gene encoding flagellar hook-basal body complex protein FliE, translating to MDIKISSTLQKTLDELDRRSATGAQATLEDFKEMLDDAIDTVNNLQRNADKLTQKLATGELKDLHQVMIAVEEVNVALQLTMQIRNKIVEAYQEVMRMQV from the coding sequence TCGACGCTGCAGAAGACGCTGGACGAGCTCGACCGCAGGAGCGCGACGGGAGCCCAGGCGACGCTGGAGGACTTCAAGGAGATGCTGGACGATGCCATCGACACGGTGAACAACCTCCAGAGGAACGCCGACAAGCTCACCCAAAAGCTCGCCACAGGCGAGCTGAAGGACCTTCACCAGGTCATGATAGCCGTGGAGGAGGTAAACGTCGCCCTGCAGCTCACGATGCAGATACGTAACAAAATCGTCGAGGCTTACCAAGAAGTCATGAGGATGCAGGTGTAA
- the fliI gene encoding flagellar protein export ATPase FliI translates to MRACDPLRVSGRVVQVIGLVVESMGPPAHVGEICRIYTRGQRAPIHAEVVGFREGKTLLMVLGDRNGIEPGSEVVASGREAVAPVGEGLLGRVIDAFGRPLDGKPPIRIEAEYPLFNAPPAPLERARILEPLALGVRAVDAAITCGKGQRLGIFAGSGVGKSTLLGMFARNTSADANVIALVGERGREVREFIEKDLGPEGLRRSVVVVATSDQASLVRLKGAFLATAIAEYFRDTGRDVLLIMDSLTRLAMAQREVGLAIGEPPTTRGYTPSVFSMMPRLLERAGNSSSGSITGLYAVLVEADDMNEPIADAARSILDGHIVLARELAAMNHYPAVDVLASVSRVMSDVADQAHVKAAARMREALSIYKEAADLINIGAYVPGTNPKIDWAKTMIDTINAFLKQGINEKADYGETVSRLRSMFGS, encoded by the coding sequence ATGAGGGCTTGTGACCCGTTGCGGGTGAGCGGAAGGGTAGTGCAGGTCATAGGGCTCGTGGTGGAGTCCATGGGCCCGCCAGCGCATGTGGGCGAGATCTGCCGGATATACACGCGGGGCCAGAGGGCGCCGATCCACGCTGAGGTCGTGGGATTCCGGGAAGGCAAGACCCTCCTGATGGTTCTCGGCGACAGGAACGGCATCGAGCCCGGAAGCGAGGTCGTGGCGAGCGGAAGGGAGGCCGTGGCGCCGGTGGGCGAGGGGCTCTTAGGGCGTGTAATCGATGCCTTCGGACGGCCGCTCGACGGCAAGCCGCCCATCAGGATCGAAGCGGAATACCCCCTGTTCAACGCGCCTCCAGCCCCGCTGGAACGCGCCAGGATCTTGGAACCTCTCGCCCTCGGCGTGCGGGCCGTGGATGCGGCAATCACGTGCGGCAAGGGGCAGAGGCTCGGGATATTCGCCGGGAGCGGCGTCGGCAAGAGCACACTGCTGGGGATGTTCGCCAGGAACACCTCCGCGGACGCGAACGTGATAGCGCTCGTCGGCGAGAGAGGCCGCGAGGTCCGCGAGTTCATAGAGAAGGACCTGGGCCCCGAGGGTCTCAGGCGGTCGGTCGTGGTCGTGGCCACGTCAGACCAGGCAAGCCTCGTGCGGCTGAAAGGGGCTTTCCTCGCGACGGCCATTGCGGAATACTTCCGCGACACCGGGCGCGATGTGCTCCTTATCATGGATTCCCTTACCCGCCTCGCCATGGCGCAACGGGAGGTGGGACTCGCCATTGGGGAACCGCCCACCACGCGGGGGTACACGCCGTCGGTGTTCTCAATGATGCCGCGCCTGCTGGAACGAGCGGGGAACTCGTCGTCTGGAAGCATCACAGGACTTTACGCGGTGCTGGTCGAGGCGGATGACATGAACGAGCCCATAGCCGACGCGGCGCGGAGCATTCTCGACGGCCACATAGTCCTTGCGCGGGAGCTTGCCGCCATGAACCACTACCCAGCCGTGGACGTGCTGGCGAGTGTGAGCAGGGTGATGTCAGACGTCGCGGACCAAGCGCACGTCAAGGCTGCCGCGAGGATGCGGGAGGCGCTCAGCATCTATAAGGAAGCGGCGGACCTCATAAACATCGGAGCCTACGTGCCTGGCACTAACCCGAAGATCGACTGGGCCAAGACGATGATCGACACCATAAACGCATTCCTCAAACAGGGGATCAACGAGAAGGCGGACTACGGAGAGACCGTGTCCAGGCTGCGGAGCATGTTCGGATCATGA
- a CDS encoding flagellar hook-length control protein FliK, which yields METSFSVRLDLVKATADICQAGAGGVRTVGAALSETDSGGCGADFRAELALRIGAANANGSRPWTHVDAGDPVPAGTVAVGDPGAIAERSVYEAHEVVRIGETDLAEETVEAGKPSEGGKPGEAGETGSVGRTDSTGLRDEQGDAFSQCDARAIRRTKSCCSDGAGRAPCEESSASVSRLVAAHGLLAAQGGAQAQVEGNPADAKPMEAITAPAATTAADALTLSGGVVRDTGRVSEAVGLPEHGGASSVRRGGAVSPENTRMELAPGASARNRKAERAAAQDGPAPAERAHARRARQPLPNGVRTAEEWGQVEKRDRLGAGGYEKVFALKTSASGAMQVPVTPCELADEVEMSLAPAEPLRDGSRSTSTPRPGESGEGGAPVDHAAGGASASGKRGAAPDILADFRGTGSIEGHVRVLGKDWGRRDAAVACRGGETVHRTPRLEDSKVVGMTGSEVSRTEGCPPDGADHVVLEMAPGEDSEARPSSAHACDLPAQARMGRPEWTDSISASEPASEAPSEPALEQALEPRPKGLEAPLDADRSNLGVKSAFIVRSESSVERTSVAVGVSKGAVPRVGSAQVRCEVTSQSPRGQDAAISGSHVDVLAEGGTMLESAVGTPVGLSLESRSEADTQPRGAAIIPVETNVRLGSHGDDGDASTRQAGIPLEGGVNSPPEARSGRPLGIRVPKAGSQVTGRTLVAQAEKKADTQAPAQTRFAVGCPESPRTPVRERVAGSSGRTGGATTRWAAENEKAEPVSEKPFAAECGMSEPRPLHGRAEMPPMPGDRGMPERAVPITARAVVDQIVRRAEIRLGRSEAEMVIDLKPDVLGRVHLRITAEPGRIVAQIRAENSITRQLIEAGLGDLKVALAERGLDLGSVTISGGFGAGIAWDGSRSRWAEGGAGRGESGAAQGGERADSLRAVGQFAVARPFHGAAHIVDCVA from the coding sequence GTGGAAACGTCCTTTTCCGTGCGCTTGGACCTGGTGAAGGCGACAGCTGACATTTGCCAAGCCGGCGCGGGAGGGGTTCGAACTGTCGGGGCTGCACTTTCAGAGACGGACTCGGGAGGCTGCGGCGCTGACTTCCGGGCAGAGCTTGCCTTGCGTATTGGGGCGGCAAACGCGAACGGCTCAAGGCCCTGGACGCACGTTGATGCGGGTGACCCTGTCCCTGCGGGGACTGTTGCGGTAGGCGACCCCGGGGCCATCGCCGAGCGAAGCGTGTACGAAGCCCACGAGGTCGTCCGGATCGGCGAGACTGACTTGGCCGAGGAGACGGTGGAGGCGGGCAAACCGAGCGAGGGTGGCAAGCCCGGTGAGGCGGGCGAGACGGGCAGCGTCGGGAGAACGGATAGCACCGGGCTAAGGGACGAGCAGGGGGATGCCTTTTCTCAATGCGACGCACGGGCGATTCGCCGCACCAAGAGTTGCTGCTCGGATGGCGCGGGTCGCGCTCCCTGCGAAGAGTCCTCCGCCTCCGTGTCCAGGCTTGTGGCGGCACACGGCCTCTTGGCCGCCCAGGGTGGTGCCCAGGCTCAGGTGGAGGGAAACCCCGCGGACGCGAAACCCATGGAGGCGATTACGGCGCCTGCGGCGACGACTGCCGCCGATGCGCTGACACTGAGCGGGGGTGTGGTCCGTGACACGGGTAGGGTTTCCGAGGCAGTAGGCCTGCCCGAGCACGGCGGCGCAAGCTCCGTGCGGCGGGGTGGTGCCGTGAGCCCAGAGAACACGCGGATGGAGCTGGCGCCAGGGGCATCAGCGCGCAACCGCAAAGCTGAGCGAGCGGCTGCGCAGGATGGGCCCGCGCCGGCGGAACGCGCGCATGCGCGCCGGGCGAGGCAACCGCTGCCAAACGGCGTACGGACGGCGGAAGAGTGGGGCCAGGTAGAGAAGAGAGACAGACTGGGGGCCGGAGGCTATGAGAAGGTCTTCGCTCTGAAGACCAGCGCGTCGGGGGCAATGCAAGTGCCGGTGACTCCTTGCGAACTGGCGGACGAGGTTGAGATGAGCCTCGCTCCGGCGGAGCCATTGCGTGACGGATCTCGATCGACGTCGACGCCTCGACCGGGCGAGTCTGGGGAGGGTGGCGCACCGGTTGACCACGCGGCCGGGGGCGCGTCCGCGAGCGGGAAGCGGGGGGCGGCGCCCGACATCCTTGCCGATTTTCGCGGAACAGGAAGCATCGAGGGCCATGTCCGAGTCCTGGGCAAAGACTGGGGGCGCCGCGACGCGGCGGTCGCTTGCCGTGGCGGCGAGACGGTGCACCGGACCCCTAGGCTCGAGGATTCCAAGGTTGTGGGCATGACGGGGAGCGAGGTGTCCCGTACTGAAGGATGCCCGCCCGACGGAGCGGACCACGTAGTGCTCGAGATGGCTCCAGGGGAAGACTCGGAGGCGCGGCCATCCTCGGCGCATGCGTGTGATCTTCCAGCACAGGCGAGGATGGGGAGGCCAGAATGGACAGACAGCATCTCCGCATCGGAACCTGCCTCGGAAGCGCCCTCGGAACCGGCCTTGGAACAGGCCTTGGAACCTCGACCTAAGGGACTCGAGGCACCCCTCGATGCGGATCGGTCGAATCTCGGGGTGAAGTCCGCGTTCATTGTCCGCAGCGAAAGTTCGGTCGAGCGAACGTCCGTGGCCGTGGGCGTGAGCAAGGGCGCCGTCCCCCGTGTGGGGTCTGCCCAAGTGAGGTGCGAGGTGACCAGCCAGTCGCCACGAGGACAAGACGCGGCGATCTCCGGTTCGCATGTTGACGTTCTGGCAGAAGGCGGGACGATGCTTGAGTCGGCGGTGGGCACACCGGTAGGTCTCTCGCTAGAGAGTCGTTCAGAGGCCGACACGCAGCCTAGAGGCGCCGCCATCATACCGGTCGAGACCAATGTGAGGCTAGGCTCGCACGGTGACGATGGCGATGCGTCCACAAGACAGGCGGGCATTCCTCTCGAAGGCGGTGTGAATAGTCCTCCGGAGGCCCGCTCCGGACGACCGCTCGGGATTCGCGTGCCGAAGGCTGGGTCGCAGGTCACCGGCCGAACCCTTGTGGCTCAAGCGGAGAAGAAGGCGGACACCCAGGCGCCGGCTCAGACGCGGTTCGCCGTCGGATGCCCGGAGTCCCCGCGAACGCCCGTCAGAGAGCGGGTGGCCGGGTCAAGCGGGAGGACAGGTGGCGCGACGACGCGATGGGCCGCGGAGAACGAGAAAGCCGAACCCGTATCAGAAAAGCCTTTCGCCGCGGAATGCGGGATGTCCGAACCCCGCCCTCTCCACGGAAGAGCAGAGATGCCTCCGATGCCGGGAGATCGTGGGATGCCCGAGCGCGCGGTGCCCATCACGGCCCGAGCGGTGGTCGATCAGATCGTCAGAAGGGCGGAGATACGGCTCGGAAGATCTGAAGCGGAGATGGTCATAGACCTAAAACCCGATGTCTTGGGGAGGGTCCACCTCCGCATAACCGCTGAACCCGGACGAATCGTGGCACAGATCAGGGCCGAGAACTCGATTACGAGGCAGCTCATCGAAGCCGGATTAGGTGACCTGAAGGTAGCCCTTGCTGAGCGAGGTCTGGACCTCGGGAGCGTCACCATTTCTGGGGGCTTCGGAGCCGGGATCGCTTGGGACGGGTCGAGGTCGAGGTGGGCGGAGGGCGGCGCGGGGCGTGGCGAATCGGGGGCCGCCCAGGGAGGCGAGAGAGCAGACTCGCTGCGCGCCGTAGGTCAGTTCGCTGTAGCGCGGCCGTTCCACGGGGCGGCGCACATAGTGGATTGCGTGGCGTAG
- the fliG gene encoding flagellar motor switch protein FliG, producing the protein MAPSIELSGKRKAAIALVSLGSEMSAEVFKYLDEAKIEQLTLEIAGLGSVPYETRKQVLEEFYERCEAQEFATGGVEYVRQVLERALGAHRASEIIDRITAALQEKPFSFARQIDPAQLVNFIENEHPQTIALILAYLRPEQSAAVLSALPEGLQTEVAVRLAEMDRTSPEVVAEVERVLENRLYAIGGQSYNFAGGTKALVDVLNRVDRATEKTILEELEEQNPALAEEVKNLMFVFEDITLLDDRAIQTFLKEVDTKDLALALKASSDEVKKRIFSNMSERAAEMLREDMEFMGPVRLRVVEEAQQRIVTVIRRLEEAGDIVIARGTEDEVLV; encoded by the coding sequence TTGGCACCATCCATTGAACTCAGTGGAAAGAGAAAGGCGGCCATAGCTCTCGTGAGCCTGGGGTCCGAGATGTCGGCGGAGGTATTCAAGTACCTCGACGAGGCAAAGATCGAGCAACTTACCCTTGAGATCGCGGGCCTGGGCAGTGTTCCTTACGAAACCCGCAAGCAGGTGTTGGAGGAGTTCTACGAGAGGTGCGAAGCACAGGAGTTCGCAACGGGCGGCGTGGAGTACGTAAGGCAAGTTCTGGAGCGGGCGCTCGGCGCCCACCGTGCTTCCGAGATCATCGACAGGATCACGGCTGCTCTTCAGGAGAAGCCTTTCAGCTTCGCGCGTCAGATAGACCCGGCCCAGCTCGTGAACTTCATCGAAAACGAGCACCCTCAGACCATAGCCCTGATCCTGGCCTATCTCCGTCCCGAGCAGTCGGCGGCGGTGCTCTCCGCTCTACCCGAAGGGCTTCAAACAGAAGTAGCCGTGCGGCTTGCTGAGATGGACAGGACGTCCCCCGAGGTCGTCGCGGAGGTGGAGAGGGTCCTGGAGAATAGGCTCTACGCCATAGGAGGCCAGAGCTACAACTTCGCGGGTGGGACGAAGGCGCTGGTGGACGTGTTGAACCGTGTGGACAGGGCTACCGAGAAGACCATACTCGAAGAATTGGAGGAGCAGAACCCGGCGCTCGCAGAGGAAGTCAAGAACCTCATGTTCGTGTTCGAGGACATCACACTCCTCGATGACCGGGCGATCCAGACCTTCCTCAAGGAGGTCGACACGAAGGACCTCGCCCTAGCGCTGAAGGCCTCGAGCGACGAGGTCAAGAAGAGGATCTTCAGCAACATGTCGGAGCGCGCCGCTGAGATGCTGCGGGAGGACATGGAGTTCATGGGCCCGGTCCGCTTGAGGGTTGTGGAAGAGGCTCAGCAACGCATAGTGACCGTCATCCGCAGGCTGGAGGAAGCGGGGGACATCGTCATCGCGAGAGGTACGGAGGACGAGGTGCTTGTCTAG
- a CDS encoding FliH/SctL family protein — MSRIIKAQELRGNPALVGKGPLEAILAALPDEAVPIRGGAGGSLGQGGDPAALARSIIEQAERAAKARLDEATGESARILKEAYERGYEDGRAEATAKVMERAREFLEYLESLARGVAEAAEDAVRAAEDTVADLAIEVAEKILRHEVSVDGSVVLEMVRESVEKAKAGGSVRIRVSAWDLERVKDFREELIRMADDVEAIEIIEDPRVEPGGCIVDTEFGSVDARLGTQLREIRRAFFGNGDANGN, encoded by the coding sequence TTGTCTAGGATCATCAAGGCACAGGAGTTGCGTGGCAACCCCGCGCTCGTGGGAAAGGGACCGCTTGAGGCGATCCTTGCCGCGCTTCCCGACGAGGCGGTCCCAATCAGGGGCGGTGCAGGCGGATCGTTGGGACAGGGAGGCGATCCGGCCGCGCTTGCCCGCTCCATCATCGAGCAGGCGGAACGGGCCGCCAAGGCTCGACTTGATGAGGCGACTGGGGAGAGCGCACGGATTCTCAAGGAAGCCTACGAAAGAGGCTACGAAGACGGGCGTGCCGAAGCCACCGCCAAAGTGATGGAGCGCGCGAGGGAGTTCCTGGAGTACCTGGAGTCCCTTGCGCGTGGGGTGGCCGAGGCCGCGGAGGACGCCGTGAGAGCGGCGGAGGACACCGTGGCGGATCTCGCGATCGAGGTGGCGGAGAAGATCTTGAGGCACGAGGTGTCCGTCGACGGGTCCGTGGTCCTGGAGATGGTCAGGGAGTCTGTCGAGAAGGCGAAGGCCGGAGGGTCCGTCAGAATCAGAGTGAGCGCGTGGGACCTGGAACGAGTCAAGGATTTCCGTGAAGAGCTTATCAGGATGGCAGACGACGTGGAAGCCATCGAGATCATTGAAGATCCCAGGGTAGAACCGGGCGGGTGTATCGTGGACACGGAGTTCGGGTCGGTGGACGCAAGGCTTGGAACGCAGCTGCGCGAGATCAGGAGGGCTTTCTTTGGCAACGGCGACGCCAATGGCAACTGA